In Pseudomonas sp. MTM4, one genomic interval encodes:
- a CDS encoding NAD(P)H-hydrate dehydratase, which yields MSQTTDTLPTSLYTAAQVREIDARLIAAGTPGFELMQRAAHAAWRSLRRRWPDEQRITVMAGRGNNAGDGYLIAALAQRGGRQVQVLAVGDPQQLQGDAAQAFAVAREAGVNVLQWVPDASLQGVLVDALLGTGISGEVREPYASAIRAMNDSPQPVLAVDLPSGLCADTGRVLGQAVFADLTVSFIGLKVGLFTGEGPDRVGELVSDDLQADRAILDQIQPSLERLCAANLPTLAPRKPTAHKGSFGQVLVIGGDLGTGGAVLLSAEAALRCGAGMVTLATRPEHVTAALVRRPEIMCSGVESTYALTALTQRADVLVIGPGLGQAPWGRSLLSLAPQCRVPQVWDADALNLLAAGAVELPANCLLTPHPGEAARLLGITVGEVQADRPAAARMLASRYGCTVLLKGTGTLIAHSDGRLALCDRGHPAMASAGLGDVLAGVAGALLAQGLAPFDAACLAVWLHAVAGERLGKQGRGLAAADLIPDIRQLLEECSPCRT from the coding sequence ATGTCTCAGACCACCGATACCTTGCCCACCTCTTTATACACGGCCGCCCAGGTGCGGGAGATCGACGCACGTCTGATCGCCGCGGGAACACCCGGTTTCGAGCTGATGCAGCGCGCGGCGCATGCTGCCTGGCGTTCGTTGCGTCGGCGTTGGCCTGACGAGCAGCGGATCACCGTGATGGCTGGACGTGGCAACAATGCCGGTGACGGTTACCTGATCGCTGCCTTGGCGCAGCGTGGCGGCCGTCAGGTTCAGGTACTCGCGGTAGGTGATCCGCAGCAGCTTCAGGGTGATGCCGCTCAGGCTTTCGCCGTGGCTCGGGAGGCTGGCGTCAACGTGCTGCAGTGGGTGCCGGATGCAAGTCTGCAGGGTGTGCTGGTCGATGCGCTGCTAGGTACCGGGATCTCCGGTGAGGTCCGCGAGCCTTACGCCAGTGCCATTCGCGCCATGAACGATAGCCCTCAGCCGGTTCTCGCTGTGGACCTGCCGTCTGGCCTCTGTGCCGATACAGGGCGCGTGCTGGGGCAAGCGGTGTTTGCGGACCTCACGGTGTCGTTTATCGGCCTGAAGGTGGGGTTGTTCACCGGTGAGGGGCCGGATCGGGTCGGTGAGCTGGTATCCGATGACTTGCAGGCCGATCGGGCCATTCTCGATCAGATCCAGCCCAGCCTTGAACGCCTGTGCGCGGCGAACCTTCCGACCTTGGCGCCTCGTAAGCCAACGGCGCACAAGGGCAGCTTTGGTCAGGTGCTGGTGATAGGAGGCGATCTGGGCACTGGCGGCGCGGTGTTACTCAGTGCCGAAGCGGCGTTGCGCTGTGGCGCCGGCATGGTGACTTTGGCGACGCGGCCAGAACACGTGACGGCCGCGCTGGTGAGACGTCCGGAGATCATGTGCAGCGGCGTGGAATCCACTTATGCATTGACGGCGCTTACTCAACGCGCCGATGTACTGGTGATCGGACCAGGCTTGGGGCAGGCGCCGTGGGGGCGCAGTTTGCTGTCGCTGGCGCCGCAGTGTCGCGTACCTCAGGTATGGGATGCCGATGCGCTGAATCTCCTGGCAGCCGGTGCGGTCGAGTTGCCCGCTAATTGCCTGTTGACGCCGCACCCGGGCGAGGCTGCGCGGTTACTGGGTATCACGGTTGGCGAAGTTCAGGCCGATCGTCCCGCGGCGGCCCGAATGCTGGCGAGCCGCTACGGTTGCACCGTGTTGCTCAAGGGGACGGGAACGCTGATCGCGCATTCAGATGGTCGGCTGGCGCTGTGTGATCGAGGCCATCCGGCCATGGCCAGCGCGGGACTTGGCGATGTTCTGGCGGGCGTCGCTGGAGCTCTGTTGGCGCAGGGACTCGCGCCGTTCGATGCGGCCTGCCTCGCCGTGTGGCTGCATGCCGTAGCTGGCGAGCGTCTCGGCAAGCAAGGACGCGGGCTGGCTGCCGCCGATCTGATTCCCGACATCCGCCAGTTACTCGAGGAGTGCTCGCCATGCCGGACGTGA
- the tsaE gene encoding tRNA (adenosine(37)-N6)-threonylcarbamoyltransferase complex ATPase subunit type 1 TsaE — protein MPDVTLFAADEEAMLALGARIAQMTGGRGVIYLHGDLGAGKTTLSRGLIRGFGHQGKVKSPTFTLIEPYETPAARVFHFDLYRLVDPEELEFLGIRDYFEGDALCLIEWPERGAGILPKADLDITITPQGAGRSLRLTPRGERGESWCSILTIGEQ, from the coding sequence ATGCCGGACGTGACGCTGTTTGCTGCAGACGAAGAGGCGATGCTGGCGCTCGGCGCACGCATCGCTCAGATGACCGGCGGTCGGGGCGTGATCTATCTGCACGGTGACCTCGGCGCGGGCAAGACGACACTATCGCGCGGGCTGATTCGCGGTTTCGGTCATCAAGGCAAGGTCAAGAGCCCGACATTTACTCTGATCGAGCCCTACGAAACACCGGCTGCGCGGGTCTTTCACTTCGATCTGTATCGGCTCGTCGATCCGGAAGAACTGGAATTTCTCGGCATTCGCGACTATTTCGAAGGGGACGCGCTGTGCCTGATAGAGTGGCCAGAACGTGGCGCCGGCATTTTGCCAAAGGCCGACCTGGACATTACCATTACGCCCCAGGGCGCCGGCCGGTCGCTGCGCCTGACGCCACGAGGCGAGCGTGGTGAAAGCTGGTGTTCCATCCTGACCATCGGTGAACAATGA
- a CDS encoding N-acetylmuramoyl-L-alanine amidase produces the protein MRMRALVSGLVLMLAAVQALAASDVQSVRLWRAPDNTRLVFDLSGPVQHNVFTLTAPDRIVIDVNGGNLPKPFEQLALKNTPISGLRAAKFDADTLRVVIDLSAQVTPKSFTLTPNQQYGHRLVVDLYDEGADPSTTAGIPATTTPSTPAAPVSPTLPALKLPPLPSSKRDIIIAIDAGHGGEDPGAIGPGKAYEKNVVLQISKELQRQINAEKGFRAELVRTGDYFIPLRKRTEIARKKGADLFVSIHADAAPRSSAYGASVFALSDRGATSETARWLADSENRSDLIGGAGSVNLGEDQMLAGVLLDLSMTASLASSLNVGQKVLSNMGRMTRLHKSRVEQAGFMVLKSPDIPSILVETGFISNPSEARKLQTASHQQSLARSIHSGVRQFFHENPPPGTYVAWLRDSGKIASVPREHVVRSGESLALLAQRYQISLPALRSANSLKGDVIKVGQTLNIPATTLASQP, from the coding sequence ATGCGCATGCGCGCGCTGGTGAGTGGTTTGGTATTGATGCTCGCGGCCGTACAGGCCCTGGCTGCATCCGATGTGCAGAGCGTGCGTCTGTGGCGCGCGCCGGACAATACACGTCTGGTGTTCGATCTGTCCGGTCCGGTACAGCACAACGTGTTTACCCTGACGGCGCCGGATCGCATCGTTATCGACGTCAATGGCGGCAATCTACCCAAGCCGTTCGAGCAGCTGGCGCTGAAAAATACGCCGATTTCCGGGCTGCGTGCGGCCAAGTTCGATGCCGATACGTTGCGCGTGGTCATCGATCTCTCCGCCCAGGTCACGCCGAAGAGTTTCACCCTGACGCCGAATCAGCAATACGGTCATCGGCTCGTGGTCGATCTGTACGATGAGGGCGCCGATCCGTCCACCACGGCGGGTATTCCAGCAACGACCACGCCGAGCACGCCTGCCGCGCCCGTATCACCGACCCTGCCTGCGCTGAAACTGCCACCGCTGCCCAGTAGCAAGCGTGACATCATTATCGCCATCGATGCTGGCCATGGTGGCGAGGACCCAGGCGCGATCGGTCCGGGCAAGGCGTACGAAAAGAACGTGGTACTGCAAATTTCAAAAGAGCTGCAGCGCCAGATCAATGCCGAAAAGGGCTTCCGCGCCGAGCTGGTCCGAACCGGTGATTACTTCATTCCATTGCGCAAACGCACCGAAATCGCCCGCAAGAAGGGCGCGGATCTGTTCGTTTCGATACACGCCGACGCGGCGCCGCGCTCGTCCGCTTATGGGGCCTCGGTGTTTGCTCTGTCCGACCGCGGCGCTACCTCGGAAACTGCACGGTGGCTGGCCGATAGCGAGAACCGCTCCGATCTGATCGGCGGTGCCGGCAGCGTCAACCTTGGCGAGGACCAGATGCTTGCCGGTGTACTGCTGGACCTGTCCATGACTGCATCGCTGGCGTCCAGTCTGAACGTGGGGCAGAAGGTGCTGAGCAACATGGGCCGGATGACGCGCCTGCACAAGAGTCGGGTCGAGCAAGCCGGATTCATGGTGCTGAAGTCTCCGGATATCCCGTCGATCCTGGTGGAGACCGGCTTTATCTCTAACCCGTCCGAAGCGCGCAAATTGCAAACCGCTTCCCACCAGCAGTCGCTGGCCCGCTCGATTCACAGCGGTGTGCGGCAGTTCTTCCACGAAAACCCGCCGCCTGGCACCTATGTCGCCTGGCTGCGTGACTCCGGCAAGATTGCCAGTGTTCCCCGCGAGCATGTGGTGCGCTCCGGTGAAAGCCTGGCCTTGCTTGCTCAGCGTTATCAGATCAGCCTGCCCGCGCTGCGCAGTGCCAACAGCCTGAAAGGCGACGTGATCAAGGTTGGTCAGACCCTGAACATCCCCGCTACGACTCTGGCATCGCAGCCATGA
- the mutL gene encoding DNA mismatch repair endonuclease MutL codes for MTEAARIQLLSPRLANQIAAGEVVERPASVIKELLENSLDSGATRIEVDVEQGGVKLLRVRDDGCGIPADDLPLALARHATSKIRDLEDLERVMSLGFRGEALASISSVSRLTLTSRTADAAEAWQVETEGRDMEARVQPAAHPVGTSVEVRDLFFNTPARRKFLRTEKTEFDHLQEVIKRLALARFDVAFHLRHNGKVVLALHQASDAASRARRVASVCGPAFLEQALPVEIERNGLHLWGWVGLPTFSRSQADLQYFYVNGRMVRDKLVAHAVRQAYRDVLFNGRHPTFVLFLDVDPAVVDVNVHPTKHEVRFRDNRMVHDFLYGTLHRALGDIRPEDQLAAPASVTPMTQITGLAAGEFAGQNEMSLAASVLEQPQPQQSPWRGAGAGYQAPRPMPTGNVAEAQGAYREFFSPLAGVSPAALPESQDDVPPLGYALAQLKGIYILAENALGLVLVDMHAAHERIMYERLKTAMASEGLRGQPLLVPESIAVSQREADCAEEHAHWFQMLGFELQRLGPESLAIRQIPSLLKQAEATRLVQDVLADLLEYGTSDRIQAHLNELLGTMACHGAVRANRRLTLPEMNGLLRDMEQTERSGQCNHGRPTWTQLGMGELDKLFLRGR; via the coding sequence ATGACCGAGGCTGCGCGCATCCAGCTGCTTAGCCCGCGGCTGGCGAACCAGATCGCCGCGGGTGAAGTGGTCGAACGGCCCGCTTCGGTCATCAAGGAGCTGCTGGAGAACAGTCTCGATTCGGGCGCCACGCGTATTGAGGTGGATGTCGAGCAGGGTGGGGTGAAGCTGCTACGCGTGCGCGACGACGGCTGCGGCATTCCAGCCGATGACCTACCTCTGGCCCTGGCTCGGCACGCGACCAGCAAGATCCGCGATCTTGAAGATCTAGAGCGCGTGATGAGTCTGGGCTTTCGTGGCGAGGCGTTGGCGTCGATCAGTTCGGTGTCGCGTCTGACGCTCACCTCGCGCACCGCCGATGCCGCTGAGGCTTGGCAGGTCGAAACCGAAGGTCGGGACATGGAGGCTCGCGTCCAGCCGGCGGCGCATCCGGTCGGTACCTCGGTCGAAGTGCGTGATTTGTTCTTCAACACACCGGCACGACGCAAGTTTCTGCGCACCGAGAAAACCGAATTCGACCACTTGCAGGAAGTGATCAAGCGGCTGGCGCTGGCGCGCTTCGATGTGGCGTTTCATCTGCGGCACAACGGCAAGGTTGTACTCGCCCTGCATCAGGCCAGCGATGCTGCGTCGCGGGCGCGGCGTGTGGCCTCGGTTTGCGGTCCGGCTTTTCTGGAACAGGCGCTACCGGTTGAAATCGAGCGCAACGGTCTGCACCTTTGGGGGTGGGTCGGTTTGCCAACGTTTTCCCGTAGTCAGGCGGATCTGCAGTATTTCTACGTGAACGGCCGTATGGTCCGCGACAAGCTGGTGGCGCACGCGGTGCGTCAGGCATACCGGGATGTGCTATTCAATGGACGCCATCCGACCTTCGTGCTGTTTCTCGATGTCGATCCGGCCGTGGTGGACGTCAACGTCCATCCGACCAAGCACGAGGTGCGCTTCCGCGATAACCGCATGGTGCACGACTTCCTGTACGGCACGCTGCACCGCGCGCTCGGAGATATACGTCCAGAGGATCAACTGGCCGCGCCGGCCAGCGTGACGCCGATGACTCAGATCACTGGCCTCGCTGCGGGTGAGTTTGCCGGGCAGAACGAGATGAGCCTCGCTGCCAGCGTCCTCGAACAGCCACAACCTCAACAATCCCCCTGGCGCGGAGCGGGAGCCGGCTATCAGGCGCCTCGGCCAATGCCGACCGGCAATGTCGCAGAAGCACAGGGCGCCTATCGTGAGTTCTTTTCGCCGCTGGCCGGCGTGAGCCCGGCGGCCTTGCCGGAGAGCCAGGATGACGTCCCGCCGCTCGGCTATGCGTTGGCCCAGCTCAAGGGTATCTACATCCTTGCGGAAAATGCTCTGGGGCTGGTGCTTGTGGATATGCATGCTGCCCATGAGCGGATCATGTACGAGCGGCTGAAGACGGCGATGGCCAGCGAAGGGCTGCGAGGCCAGCCGTTGCTGGTACCTGAATCGATTGCCGTAAGCCAGCGTGAGGCGGACTGCGCCGAAGAGCATGCACACTGGTTCCAGATGCTCGGTTTCGAACTGCAGCGGCTTGGCCCCGAGAGCCTGGCGATTCGTCAGATTCCGTCCCTGCTCAAGCAGGCCGAAGCCACGCGGCTGGTGCAGGACGTACTCGCCGACCTGCTCGAATATGGCACCAGCGATCGCATCCAGGCCCATCTCAACGAACTCCTCGGCACTATGGCCTGTCATGGTGCGGTGCGTGCGAATCGACGCCTGACCCTGCCGGAAATGAATGGTCTGCTGCGTGACATGGAGCAGACCGAGCGCAGCGGTCAATGCAATCATGGCCGGCCGACCTGGACGCAGCTGGGCATGGGAGAGTTGGACAAGCTGTTTTTGCGTGGGCGCTAG
- the miaA gene encoding tRNA (adenosine(37)-N6)-dimethylallyltransferase MiaA, with protein MSPLPPAIFLMGPTAAGKTGLALELARVLPCDLISVDSALVYRGMDIGTAKPSAEVLREFPHRLIDIRDPAQSYSAADFVGDALAAMVESTAAGRIPLLVGGTMLYFKALSEGLADMPAADPAVRAELEAQAQLEGLKALHQQLAEVDPESAARIHPNDPQRLVRALEVFRVSGISMSEHRARQRSQKAGAGTPDGGVLPYTVAQLSVAPTQRQVLHQRIERRFVAMVEQGFVEEVEMLRRRDDLHPELPSMRAVGYRQVWNYLDGSYSRDEMVQRGVIATRQLAKRQLTWLRGWEGVHWLESSACDNLPRALKYLERLTILS; from the coding sequence ATGTCCCCGTTACCCCCCGCCATCTTTCTCATGGGTCCTACAGCTGCCGGCAAGACCGGTCTGGCGCTGGAGCTTGCGCGCGTGCTGCCCTGTGATCTGATCAGTGTCGATTCGGCCTTGGTATATCGGGGGATGGACATCGGCACCGCCAAGCCTTCGGCCGAAGTGCTTCGGGAGTTTCCGCATCGGCTGATCGATATTCGCGACCCGGCGCAGAGCTACTCGGCCGCTGACTTCGTAGGCGATGCGCTGGCTGCGATGGTGGAAAGTACCGCCGCGGGACGCATTCCGTTGCTGGTTGGTGGGACCATGCTCTATTTCAAGGCGTTGAGCGAGGGCCTCGCCGATATGCCTGCTGCCGATCCTGCTGTGCGTGCGGAGTTGGAGGCGCAGGCACAGCTAGAGGGGCTGAAGGCGCTGCACCAGCAGTTGGCCGAGGTCGACCCGGAGTCCGCGGCGCGAATTCACCCCAACGACCCCCAGCGGCTGGTCAGGGCGCTTGAGGTCTTCAGGGTCAGCGGCATTAGCATGTCCGAACACCGAGCCCGACAAAGGTCGCAAAAAGCCGGAGCGGGCACGCCAGACGGCGGCGTCTTGCCTTATACTGTCGCGCAGTTGTCCGTCGCGCCTACGCAGCGGCAGGTCTTGCATCAGCGTATCGAGCGACGCTTCGTCGCGATGGTTGAACAGGGCTTTGTCGAAGAGGTCGAAATGCTTCGTAGGCGTGACGATCTGCATCCTGAGCTACCCTCCATGCGTGCCGTAGGCTATCGCCAGGTCTGGAATTACCTGGACGGCTCGTATTCGCGCGATGAGATGGTTCAGCGCGGGGTCATCGCTACCCGGCAGCTAGCCAAGCGGCAGTTGACTTGGTTACGTGGTTGGGAGGGCGTTCATTGGTTAGAGAGTTCAGCCTGTGACAATCTGCCGCGAGCATTGAAATACTTGGAGAGGCTCACCATATTGAGCTGA
- the hfq gene encoding RNA chaperone Hfq, whose product MSKGHSLQDPYLNTLRKERVPVSIYLVNGIKLQGQIESFDQFVILLKNTVSQMVYKHAISTVVPGRPVRLPAAGDAEQSESGND is encoded by the coding sequence ATGTCAAAAGGGCATTCGCTACAAGACCCTTACCTCAACACACTGCGTAAGGAGCGCGTTCCGGTTTCTATCTACCTGGTCAACGGCATCAAGCTCCAGGGTCAGATCGAGTCATTCGACCAGTTCGTCATCCTTTTGAAAAATACGGTCAGCCAGATGGTCTATAAGCACGCCATTTCGACCGTCGTTCCGGGCCGTCCGGTGCGTTTGCCAGCCGCTGGCGACGCGGAGCAGTCCGAGTCGGGTAACGACTAA
- the hflX gene encoding ribosome rescue GTPase HflX, which translates to MFFERPGGGERAILVHLDGQDPAAREDPQEFQELARSAGAESVGFINVARHQPSAKFLIGSGKVEELRDLVKDGEVELVIFNHTLTPSQERNLERALECRVLDRTGLILDIFAQRARTHEGKLQVELAQLEYMSTRLVRGWTHLERQKGGIGLRGPGETQLETDRRLLRVRVRQIKQRLEKVRGQREQARRGRRRADIPLISLVGYTNAGKSTLFNALTEADVYAANQLFATLDPTLRRLELDDLGPVVLADTVGFIRHLPHKLVESFRATLEESSNADLLLHVIDAHEPERDQQIEQVLAVLTEIGAHELPILEVYNKVDLLEGIEPQIQRNADGVPQRVWVSAQQGLGLDLLKQAVAELLGDDLFVGTLRLPQNLGRLRAQLFDLGAVQSESHDDEGGSLLDVRLQRVELHRLISRAGLEAELFFEQHTLQ; encoded by the coding sequence TTGTTCTTCGAACGTCCCGGTGGTGGTGAGCGGGCTATCCTGGTTCATCTGGATGGTCAGGATCCAGCGGCGCGTGAAGACCCTCAGGAGTTTCAGGAGCTGGCACGGTCAGCCGGCGCTGAATCTGTTGGCTTCATCAATGTGGCAAGGCATCAGCCTTCCGCCAAGTTTCTGATTGGCAGCGGCAAAGTCGAAGAGCTGCGTGACCTCGTCAAGGATGGCGAGGTCGAGCTGGTCATTTTCAATCACACACTGACGCCCAGTCAGGAACGCAATCTCGAGCGTGCCCTGGAATGCCGTGTGCTCGATCGAACCGGTCTGATTCTGGATATCTTTGCTCAGCGTGCGCGTACGCATGAAGGCAAGCTCCAGGTCGAGCTGGCCCAGCTGGAATACATGAGTACTCGTCTGGTGCGTGGCTGGACTCACCTTGAGCGGCAGAAGGGTGGTATCGGTCTGCGTGGCCCTGGTGAAACCCAGTTGGAAACGGACCGGCGGCTGTTGCGTGTGCGGGTTCGTCAGATCAAGCAGCGGCTGGAGAAGGTTCGGGGCCAGCGTGAGCAGGCTCGCCGAGGGCGTCGCCGTGCCGACATTCCTTTGATCTCTCTGGTGGGCTACACCAACGCCGGCAAGTCCACGTTATTCAACGCGTTGACCGAAGCCGACGTCTACGCAGCCAATCAGCTGTTCGCGACGCTCGATCCGACCTTGCGTCGTCTGGAGTTGGATGATCTGGGGCCGGTGGTGCTCGCCGATACGGTGGGTTTCATTCGTCACTTGCCGCACAAACTGGTCGAATCTTTTCGCGCCACCCTCGAAGAGTCCAGCAATGCTGATCTACTGCTGCATGTCATCGATGCGCATGAGCCTGAGCGCGATCAGCAGATCGAGCAGGTGTTGGCAGTGCTGACCGAGATCGGTGCTCACGAGCTGCCGATACTGGAGGTCTACAACAAGGTGGATCTGCTGGAGGGTATCGAGCCGCAGATCCAGCGCAACGCAGACGGTGTGCCGCAGCGCGTCTGGGTATCGGCGCAGCAGGGGCTTGGGCTCGACCTGTTGAAGCAGGCTGTGGCCGAATTGCTGGGCGACGATCTGTTCGTGGGAACGCTTCGGCTTCCACAGAATCTTGGGCGACTACGGGCGCAGTTGTTTGATTTGGGCGCAGTGCAATCCGAATCCCATGACGATGAGGGCGGCAGTCTACTCGACGTGAGATTGCAGCGTGTCGAGCTGCATCGTCTCATCAGTCGCGCGGGTCTCGAAGCGGAACTGTTCTTCGAGCAACACACTTTGCAATAA
- the hflK gene encoding FtsH protease activity modulator HflK — MAWNEPGGNSNNQDPWGSGGGGRRGGGDQKGPPDLDEAFRKLQDSLNGMFGKKKRGSGGSSGGGSGRRGGFALLWVGLVVLLAVWLSNAIYIVDEQEQAVVLRFGKYHETVGPGLNIYFPPFDRKFQANVTRERSYSKQGQMLTEDENIIEVPLTVQYKISDLQAFVLNVEDPEASLQHATDSAVRHVVGSTAMDQVLTEGREAMANEVEERLQRFLDNYGTGIIVTQVNLQSAAAPREVQEAFDDVIRAREDEQREKNQAESYANGVIPEARGQAQRMLEEASGYRDAVISRAQGEADRFSKLVAEYRKAPDVTRERLYLETMQEVLSNTSKVLVTGEDGQNNLLYLPLDKMINSRGASAERSAAASVSGASTQTTRMPPELDPREVRTREVR, encoded by the coding sequence ATGGCTTGGAATGAGCCGGGTGGCAACTCGAACAACCAGGATCCCTGGGGTAGCGGTGGCGGTGGTCGTCGCGGTGGTGGCGATCAGAAAGGTCCGCCGGATCTGGATGAGGCTTTCCGCAAATTACAGGACAGCCTCAACGGCATGTTCGGCAAAAAGAAGCGCGGCAGCGGCGGCTCGTCGGGTGGTGGCAGTGGACGGCGTGGCGGTTTCGCGCTGCTCTGGGTCGGCTTGGTCGTGCTGCTGGCCGTCTGGTTGTCCAATGCGATCTACATCGTCGATGAGCAGGAGCAGGCCGTGGTGCTGCGCTTCGGCAAATATCACGAAACTGTCGGTCCCGGCCTGAACATCTATTTCCCGCCGTTCGATCGCAAGTTCCAGGCTAACGTCACTCGCGAGCGTTCTTATAGCAAGCAAGGGCAGATGTTGACCGAGGACGAAAACATCATCGAAGTGCCGCTAACGGTGCAATACAAGATCAGCGACCTTCAGGCCTTCGTACTTAACGTCGAAGATCCAGAAGCATCGCTGCAGCATGCGACCGATAGCGCGGTTCGCCATGTCGTAGGCTCCACGGCGATGGATCAGGTATTGACCGAGGGTCGTGAGGCCATGGCGAACGAGGTCGAGGAGCGACTGCAGCGCTTCCTCGACAACTATGGCACCGGCATCATCGTCACCCAGGTCAACCTTCAGAGTGCGGCAGCGCCGCGTGAAGTGCAGGAAGCCTTCGATGACGTGATTCGTGCACGTGAAGACGAGCAGCGCGAGAAGAATCAGGCCGAGTCCTATGCCAACGGTGTCATTCCCGAAGCGCGTGGTCAGGCCCAGCGCATGCTGGAAGAGGCGAGCGGTTATCGCGATGCGGTGATATCCCGGGCCCAGGGTGAGGCGGATCGTTTCTCCAAGCTGGTTGCCGAATACCGCAAGGCACCTGACGTGACGCGTGAGCGCCTGTATCTGGAAACCATGCAAGAAGTCTTGAGTAACACCAGTAAGGTTCTCGTAACAGGTGAGGATGGGCAGAACAATCTGCTTTACCTGCCGCTGGACAAGATGATCAACAGTCGTGGTGCTTCTGCTGAGCGTTCTGCTGCGGCATCCGTTTCGGGCGCTTCGACTCAGACTACCCGAATGCCTCCGGAACTGGATCCGCGTGAAGTGCGTACAAGGGAGGTCCGCTAA
- the hflC gene encoding protease modulator HflC, with translation MSNKSLTALIVGVVLAIVLWNSFYIVSQTERAVMLRFGRIVEPDVKPGLHLKIPYVNSVRKFDGRLMTLDTSTSRFLTLEKKALMVDSYAKWRVDDAERFYTATSGMKQIADERLARRLEASLRDQFGKRTLHESVSGQRDELMAVVTNSLNRAAQQELGIEVVDVRVKGIDLPREVNRSVFERMSSEREREAREHRAKGKELAEGIRADADRQRRVLLAEAFREAEELRGDGDAQAAAIYAAAYGQDREFYSFHRSLQAYRDSFASKEDVLVLDPKSDFFRYLESATAQ, from the coding sequence ATGAGCAATAAATCCCTAACCGCCCTGATTGTGGGCGTGGTGCTGGCGATCGTCCTTTGGAACAGCTTCTATATCGTCTCGCAGACAGAGCGTGCGGTGATGTTGCGCTTCGGTCGTATCGTCGAGCCCGACGTGAAGCCGGGTCTGCATCTCAAGATTCCTTACGTGAACAGTGTTCGCAAGTTCGACGGGCGGTTGATGACGCTCGATACTTCCACCTCGCGTTTCCTCACGCTGGAAAAGAAGGCGCTGATGGTTGATTCCTACGCCAAGTGGCGTGTGGATGATGCCGAGCGCTTCTATACCGCGACGTCGGGTATGAAGCAGATCGCGGACGAGCGCCTCGCGCGTCGCCTGGAGGCCTCGCTACGAGATCAGTTCGGTAAGCGGACCCTGCACGAGTCGGTCTCGGGTCAGCGTGATGAACTGATGGCCGTTGTGACCAATAGTCTGAACCGAGCCGCGCAGCAGGAACTCGGAATCGAAGTCGTCGATGTTCGTGTCAAGGGCATCGACCTCCCGCGCGAAGTGAATCGCAGCGTGTTCGAGCGTATGAGTTCCGAGCGGGAGCGTGAAGCGCGTGAGCACAGGGCAAAAGGTAAAGAGCTGGCCGAGGGCATCCGCGCGGATGCCGACCGTCAGCGGCGCGTCCTGCTGGCCGAGGCCTTCCGTGAGGCTGAAGAGTTGCGTGGTGATGGTGACGCGCAGGCGGCCGCTATCTATGCTGCAGCTTACGGGCAGGATCGGGAATTCTATTCCTTCCACCGCAGTCTGCAGGCCTACCGAGACAGCTTTGCCAGTAAGGAAGATGTCCTGGTGCTGGACCCCAAAAGCGACTTCTTCCGCTATCTGGAGTCCGCAACGGCGCAATGA